One Erpetoichthys calabaricus chromosome 8, fErpCal1.3, whole genome shotgun sequence DNA segment encodes these proteins:
- the ttc34 gene encoding tetratricopeptide repeat protein 34 translates to MDTERPSISDPAQKENPARQLCQEADKLWAQGYQAQATTCYTSAFGLNAGATAQYVSGLSKQDQEQIVVILENWLDWRQSDRQPCPDVRPGFNLGLAAVFLSTIRPNNLQASLFKMETLLKSGRCTEVLEKCNRLLEETSAGWEELGSSVLPVLLTRALACLLLNSHSGDGVTDYLQAFRMQRGETVQFVTNNQAKHLPLIVQALQDHQRVHIGQQVESDCYNLLVALVPNAGGTNEDSITDNLQAKWDDAQQHQSSSSRKSQRLVDSAAAHFSVGGRGRELFQDIASAFQLHPVAALRRVSEVFGPQTQAIMQSQLQQQVDLELASYREVVRSRQDLRSTEGVELLTPIISALRALAHMKPVGGNQEILVQLVDCLVLTGNYGEALSVCRELRQAKSPQSYANTILALRGFAWVQAGQLDRALEDFKAVVEHPAPNPSSCVRALCGRGLLRMLTGSSYLSALDYITASQLRLDEAVLVVKSYVPWNQRGLLCTVLQEEGRKMLQKAADNCDGKKRSRHEAADSTSCLTAKEGDAAAVHCLACLLMELDPSCDLPRILATDALYKQGRSEEAYRLLLVAQEAHCPPVLARLALLQLRRGFLYDANQLLKKLIQLGNTSCLLPIVALCNLSDRQLLWHHCHAVATHILESNQGDTFVKESVAYLSLAIIASGGEAFNSLLARARCYAHLGQYKTAVFDFSAILRLEPNNVQALCGRGFTHLILNQQKEATMDIIAAVKVDAAHVTRDVLSLKDQARELICGWLCQYCRASLSEFTQPEGPSCRESGLNEILLTAGMLISINSGRSNWHLVYIDILLAQGKNTDAMAHHQKIFGVEPTELPARARLGLMEALQGNLTVAAEELSKIAEDDTSTLDFLLTLLPEKQKRSLAQVAAQKASSLSEMGQSSQALGLLSLATKAGGEKQTQYLRQRAFCLLRLGHNERAIPDLDRVIQSHVFPATAQNLREMVQDYCGRGQGLLLTHKQDPGLVDFSQALDLDAQCTVAFIDCGLGRVCLVQHFLQGAMQQFERQHLKESWRLAGYGLLLDENNLELRKLRSKIKREASGSCTLN, encoded by the exons ATGGATACAGAGCGCCCGTCAATCAGTGACCCTGCCCAAAAGGAAAATCCGGCGAGACAACTGTGCCAGGAGGCAGACAAGCTCTGGGCCCAAGGTTACCAGGCTCAGGCTACCACCTGCTACACTAGTGCCTTTGGACTGAATGCGGGTGCCACGGCTCAGTATGTCAGTGGTTTGAGTAAACAAGACCAGGAGCAAATTGTTGTCATCTTGGAGAACTGGTTGGATTGGAGACAAAGTGACAGACAGCCCTGCCCAGATgtgagacctgggttcaatttAGGGCTGGCAGCTGTGTTCCTCTCAACAATCCGCCCCAACAATCTACAGGCATCACTCTTCAAGATGGAAACTCTTCTAAAGAGCGGGCGCTGTACAGAGGTGCTGGAAAAGTGCAACAGGCTGCTGGAAGAAACTTCAGCAGGATGGGAAGAGCTTGGCTCCAGTGTTCTGCCGGTTCTTTTGACTCGGGCTCTGGCCTGCCTTCTGCTGAACTCTCACTCTGGTGACGGTGTCACAGATTACCTTCAAGCATTCCGAATGCAGCGTGGAGAGACTGTGCAGTTTGTCACTAATAATCAGGCAAAGCACCTCCCGCTGATTGTGCAGGCACTGCAGGATCACCAGCGTGTCCACATTGGACAGCAGGTAGAGTCCGACTGTTACAACCTCTTAGTAGCACTCGTCCCGAATGCAGGTGGCACAAATGAAGACAGTATAACTGATAACCTGCAGGCTAAATGGGATGATGCCCAGCAGCACCAAAGCTCATCCTCTAGAAAGTCTCAACGGCTAGTGGACAGTGCTGCTGCTCATTTCTCTGTTGGGGGTAGAGGAAGAGAACTGTTCCAGGATATCGCTTCTGCTTTTCAGCTGCACCCTGTCGCTGCTTTACGACGTGTTTCTGAAGTATTTGGCCCGCAGACCCAAGCAATCATGCAGTCCCAGCTGCAGCAGCAGGTGGACCTTGAGCTGGCATCATACAGAGAAGTGGTGCGTAGTAGACAGGACCTGAGGTCAACAGAGGGGGTAGAACTACTTACACCTATAATTTCTGCACTACGGGCACTTGCCCACATGAAGCCAGTCGGAGGCAACCAGGAAATTCTAGTGCAATTAGTAGACTGTCTTGTGCTGACAGGTAACTACGGTGAAGCTCTCAGTGTTTGTCGGGAGCTGCGCCAGGCCAAGAGTCCTCAGAGTTATGCCAATACAATTTTGGCTCTCCGTGGTTTTGCCTGGGTCCAGGCAGGTCAGCTGGACAGGGCTCTggaagacttcaaagcagtggtGGAACACCCAGCTCCCAATCCCAGCAGCTGTGTACGGGCATTGTGTGGACGGGGACTCCTCCGCATGCTGACTGGCAGCTCTTACTTGTCCGCACTAGATTATATCACTGCCAGCCAACTCAGACTGGACGAGGCTGTCTTGGTGGTCAAATCCTATGTTCCCTGGAATCAGCGAGGACTGCTGTGCACTGTACTGCAAGAGGAGGGACGAAAGATGCTACAGAAAGCTGCTGATAACTGCGATGGCAAGAAAAGATCTAGACATGAAGCAGCAGACTCAACTAGTTGCCTTACTGCTAAAGAAGG TGATGCTGCTGCTGTGCACTGTCTGGCTTGCCTGCTCATGGAGCTTGACCCTAGTTGTGACCTCCCACGAATCCTGGCCACAGACGCCCTCTACAAACAAGGCCGCTCAGAGGAAGCATATCGACTGCTTCTGGTTGCCCAGGAAGCCCACTGCCCCCCTGTCCTGGCAAGACTTGCCCTTCTCCAGCTACGTCGCGGCTTCTTGTACGATGCCAACCAG CTCCTAAAGAAGCTCATCCAGTTGGGGAACACGTCCTGCTTGCTGCCTATTGTGGCACTATGTAACCTTTCTGACCGCCAGCTGTTGTGGCATCACTGCCATGCTGTCGCCACACACATTCTGGAGAGCAATCAGGGGGACACCTTTGTCAAAGAGAGTGTGGCTTATCTTTCACTGGCCATTATTGCCTCTG GCGGAGAGGCATTCAACTCTCTTCTGGCTCGAGCCCGTTGCTACGCACACTTGGGACAGTATAAGACAGCAGTGTTTGACTTCAGTGCCATCCTGCGACTTGAGCCAAACAACGTGCAGGCATTGTGTGGCAGGGGCTTCACTCATTTGATCCTCAACCAGCAGAAG GAGGCGACAATGGACATCATTGCAGCAGTCAAAGTGGATGCAGCACATGTCACTCGGGATGTTCTTTCTCTGAAGGATCAGGCAAGAGAGCTCATCTGTGGGTGGCTCTGTCAGTACTGCAGGGCATCCCTTTCTGAGTTCACTCAGCCTGAAGGTCCATCCTGCAGAGAGTCAGGCTTGAATGAAATACTTCTAACAGCGGGCATGCTCATTAGCATCAATAGTGGAAGGAGCAACTGGCACCTTGTGTACATTGACATACTGTTGGCCCAAG gTAAGAACACTGATGCCATGGCGCACCACCAAAAGATATTTGGAGTGGAACCAACAGAGCTACCAGCACGGGCCAGACTGGGGCTCATGGAGGCATTACAGGGGAATCTGACAGTTGCTGCTGAAGAGCTGAGCAAGATTGCTGAAGATGACACATCTACTCTCGACTTCCTACTGACTTTGCTCCCTGAAAAGCAGAAGCGAAGCCTAGCTCAG GTGGCAGCCCAAAAGGCAAGTTCACTTAGTGAGATGGGCCAGTCAAGCCAGGCACTTGGCTTATTGTCCTTGGCTACAAAGGCGGGTGGAGAAAAGCAGACCCAGTATTTACGCCAGCGAGCCTTCTGCCTGCTGCGGCTAGGCCACAATGAGCGGGCCATTCCGGATCTGGATCGTGTCATTCAGAGCCATGTGTTTCCTGCTACTGCCCAGAATCTCCGTGAGATGGTTCAGGACTACTGTGGACGTGGCCAGGGCCTTCTGCTTACACACAAACAGGACCCTGGTCTTGTGGACTTTTCTCAGGCTCTTGACCTAGATGCACAGTGCACCGTGGCTTTTATTGACTGTGGGTTGGGAAGAGTATGTTTGGTGCAACACTTCTTACAAGGAGCAATGCAACAATTTGAAAGGCAGCACCTTAAGGAGTCATGGCGCCTAGCTGGCTATGGCCTGCTCCTTGATGAGAATAACTTGGAACTGCGGAAACTGAGGTCCAAGATCAAACGAGAAGCATCCGGCTCCTGTACTCTGAACTAA
- the miip gene encoding migration and invasion-inhibitory protein produces the protein MSSFDQLRELRQQNKRLLQRLMAKQAFILEQTQSNAASQSNGRHVTSLQTQQPSETVIRVTGGQEVKARAALYGVPGSKLRSEYQYGPQKTWRDHKSLQLVDEDGRRSLQESGPCSEHCSKALRDCQTSTPFSKRNMLEINQSQMTFLQEPLYKDQLLDVGNVRLKENTTQGGKNPKSILAMQQSRERKGEVHVTFQADMEYHKDLCEKAFLGYDWIAGQLDAESSLSDQSEEYFSELRNFRQVNKEDCFYSSIVREEDVEFTAPPLVEPQLDLLPSLDTHQCTHCYRVDRRLFTVPLEPEAACAICKLPRNRLQSSEQKPAFIRISIPRSTLLPAYKYKAHRRKSFDPTDSLSLPSHCLSGWSNSGSLSTSHSNSFGIRKSCSVSGVLNGKLLSLLHDKNSEEPINSSDELLSLSRAAEYHLQNMERPTRTVPTSGDSVY, from the exons ATGTCCTCCTTCGATCAGCTACGGGAACTGCGGCAGCAGAACAAAAGGCTCCTCCAGCGGCTCATGGCGAAGCAGGCCTTTATTTTGGAGCAG ACCCAAAGTAATGCAGCATCACAGTCTAATGGAAGACATGTAACTTCTCTACAGACACAACAACCTTCTGAGACGGTAATTAGAGTGACAGGTGGGCAAGAAGTTAAGGCCCGAGCAGCCCTGTATGGGGTTCCAGGATCCAAGCTAAGGTCTGAATATCAGTATGGACCACAAAAAACTTGGAGGGACCATAAATCCCTTCAGCTTGTAGACGAAGATGGCAGAAGGTCACTGCAAGAATCTGGTCCATGTAGTGAACACTGCAgcaaggctctgagagactgtcAGACGTCTACACCCTTCAGCAAACGAAATATGCTGGAAATAAACCAAAGTCAGATGACATTTCTGCAAGAACCACTCTATAAAGATCAGCTGCTTGATGTCGGAAATGTCCGCCTTAAAGAGAATACTACCCAAGGTGGTAAAAATCCAAAATCCATCCTAGCTATGCAACAAAGCAGAGAGCGG AAAGGTGAGGTTCATGTGACCTTTCAGGCTGACATGGAATACCATAAAGACTTGTGTGAAAAGGCCTTTTTGGGCTATGACTGGATAGCAG GCCAGTTGGATGCAGAATCTTCTCTCTCTGATCAGTCCGAGGAATATTTCTCTGAGCTGAGAAACTTTCGTCAGGTGAACAAGGAGGATTGCTTCTACAGCAGCATTGTCAG AGAGGAGGACGTTGAGTTTACAGCCCCTCCACTGGTGGAGCCCCAGCTAGACCTCCTTCCTTCCTTGGACACACACCAAT GTACTCATTGCTACAGAGTTGACCGTCGCCTTTTTACTGTGCCTCTTGAACCTGAGGCTGCTTGTGCCATCTGCAAGCTTCCAAGGAATCGCCTGCAGAGTAGTGAACAGAAGCCGGCCTTCATAAG GATCAGTATCCCACGGTCAACACTGCTACCTGCCTACAAGTACAAGGCACATCGAAGAAAGAGTTTTGACCCTACAGACTCCTTGTCTCTGCCCTCT CACTGCCTTTCAGGATGGTCCAACAGTGGCTCCTTATCCACCTCACATAGCAATAGCTTTGGCATAAGAAAG AGCTGCTCTGTGTCTGGGGTGCTGAACGGCAAACTATTAAGTTTGCTTCATGACAAGAACTCTGAGGAACCTATCAATTCTTCAGATGAACTTCTAAGCTTATCACGTGCTGCAGAGTATCACCTCCAGAACATGGAGCGGCCAACAAGGACAGTGCCTACCTCGGGAGACTCCGTTTACTAA